One Phyllobacterium sp. T1293 DNA window includes the following coding sequences:
- the repB gene encoding plasmid partitioning protein RepB, with amino-acid sequence MARKNLFEMTPESDEAESAAPVRTTLGRPLLGLDRPLRPASPVGAISQSLDGISAKAQRADEIEKRLAEGQAIIELDPSLVDASFVVDRLGVDADDQSGLVVQIREHGQQVPILVRPHPEREGRFQVAYGHRRLAAVKEIGGKVKAVVRDLTDEQLIVSQGQENNSRTDLSFVERCYFAAKLETKGFNRETIMSSLGVDKAALSRMIALVKRIPSPLIEAIGPAPAFGRQRWAEIADMLEDKSKRARALKHIDDADFLAAKSDARFQIIFDLMKITKDKPRVTAWTAPDGTSPAKIKETDAALSIAFDKRIGSQFGAFVERKLLTLFEEFQKETGD; translated from the coding sequence ATGGCACGTAAAAACCTGTTTGAAATGACGCCTGAAAGCGACGAAGCAGAATCTGCAGCGCCCGTGAGGACAACGCTGGGACGGCCGCTGCTTGGTCTTGACCGCCCTTTGCGGCCTGCAAGCCCTGTAGGGGCCATATCGCAGTCGCTCGATGGTATTTCCGCCAAGGCACAGCGGGCTGACGAAATTGAAAAGCGCCTTGCAGAAGGGCAGGCGATCATTGAGCTTGACCCTTCCCTTGTGGACGCTTCTTTCGTTGTTGATCGTCTCGGTGTTGATGCCGATGATCAATCAGGCCTGGTTGTACAGATCCGCGAACATGGACAACAGGTTCCCATTCTGGTGCGTCCGCATCCTGAAAGGGAAGGGCGGTTTCAGGTTGCCTATGGGCATAGGCGCTTGGCGGCCGTTAAAGAGATCGGCGGCAAGGTCAAGGCAGTTGTACGTGACCTTACCGACGAGCAGCTGATTGTTTCGCAGGGCCAAGAGAACAACTCACGCACTGATCTGTCGTTTGTCGAGCGCTGCTATTTCGCTGCAAAGCTGGAGACCAAGGGCTTTAACCGTGAGACGATCATGTCATCGCTCGGCGTCGATAAGGCGGCATTATCGCGCATGATCGCTCTTGTTAAGCGCATCCCATCGCCCTTGATTGAAGCGATTGGCCCAGCACCAGCGTTCGGGCGGCAGCGCTGGGCTGAGATCGCCGACATGCTCGAAGATAAATCGAAGCGCGCGCGAGCGCTGAAACACATCGATGATGCGGATTTTCTTGCTGCGAAAAGCGATGCACGCTTCCAAATCATCTTCGATCTCATGAAAATTACCAAAGATAAGCCGCGGGTAACGGCCTGGACTGCGCCAGATGGGACATCTCCGGCGAAGATCAAGGAAACCGATGCGGCACTTAGTATAGCATTCGACAAACGGATTGGTTCGCAATTTGGCGCTTTCGTTGAGCGCAAGCTGCTGACTTTGTTTGAAGAATTCCAGAAGGAAACAGGAGACTAG
- a CDS encoding LysR family transcriptional regulator, whose amino-acid sequence MNNRAGEMEVFVEAVERGSFTAAGERLNLSPSAISKLITRIEERLGTRLLVRSTRALQLTPEGEAYHQRAVRIIAEIDETERLMTSGGAAVPRGLLRVNSSVGFGTRYIVPLVPAFLARYPNVELDLSLSDGVIDIIEERADVAIRTGPMRDSGLKARKLGESRRVVVAAPDYLARHGTPQTPDELAWHNCLTFNFRRSMDEWAFRYPGEGRIRPIAVKGNFKANNGSSVRQLAIAGLGLARIGQFHVQRDLDAGALVPVLEDYNPEDIEFIHAVFAGHEHMAARIRAFIDFLVESNPADMTV is encoded by the coding sequence ATGAACAACCGGGCAGGCGAGATGGAGGTCTTCGTGGAGGCCGTAGAGCGCGGCAGTTTCACGGCTGCCGGTGAACGGCTCAACCTGTCACCATCGGCAATCAGCAAGTTGATTACACGGATCGAAGAACGTCTTGGCACACGTTTGCTGGTTCGATCGACGCGGGCGCTGCAATTGACACCGGAAGGCGAGGCGTATCACCAGCGCGCGGTTCGCATCATCGCCGAAATCGACGAAACAGAACGGCTCATGACCTCAGGTGGTGCTGCAGTTCCGCGTGGTCTCCTTCGGGTCAATTCATCGGTTGGTTTCGGCACGCGTTATATCGTCCCGCTTGTCCCGGCGTTCCTCGCACGCTATCCGAATGTGGAGCTTGATCTCTCACTGTCCGATGGCGTTATTGACATTATTGAAGAGCGCGCCGACGTTGCCATCCGCACCGGTCCCATGCGCGATTCGGGTTTGAAGGCGCGCAAACTCGGCGAGAGCCGCCGCGTTGTTGTTGCCGCTCCTGATTATCTTGCCCGGCATGGCACACCGCAGACACCCGACGAACTGGCGTGGCATAACTGCCTGACATTCAACTTTCGCCGCAGCATGGATGAGTGGGCTTTTCGCTATCCGGGCGAGGGACGTATTCGCCCGATAGCGGTAAAGGGTAATTTTAAAGCCAATAATGGTTCGAGCGTGCGGCAACTGGCAATTGCCGGGCTTGGGCTCGCACGTATTGGTCAATTCCACGTGCAAAGAGATCTCGATGCCGGCGCGCTTGTGCCGGTTCTGGAGGATTATAATCCGGAAGATATCGAATTTATCCATGCGGTCTTTGCCGGACACGAACATATGGCTGCGCGTATCCGTGCGTTCATTGACTTCCTAGTGGAAAGTAACCCCGCCGATATGACCGTATGA
- the repC gene encoding plasmid replication protein RepC: MQSGNAFTTPFGRRSLSLGMLATQASAMEVDPEASVDKWKLFRALCEARALIGISDRALVVLNALLTFYPHNELSETSGLVVFPSNAQLSLRAHGMAPATLRRHLSALVETGLIFRKDSPNGKRYARKPRTGATGTGEGGEAFGFSLAPLVVRAQEFEAMAEDVRSERLQLKLMKEKVTLLRRDIVKLIELGFEEMPEIDWSGHYTAFRAVMDDIPRQATIRDLEPVVDGLECIQLEICKLLQDKLNLRQTSARESHSERHKQNSNTKSTSELEPGFRKTQGQTHVPNTAPDVPAKTTEVETSNTGSENPDRAGRLAAVATGPAGRAAVEPADLPASEAFASAFDAKPVPLGLVRQACPDIAAYARNGLASWSELMGAAIVVRSMLGVSPSAYEEACSVLGQENAAIAMACILQRADQINSAGGYLRSLTDKAANGEFSVWPMLLAQLRANGQHVRIVKEK, translated from the coding sequence ATGCAGTCGGGGAATGCATTCACGACGCCCTTTGGGCGGCGATCGCTGTCGCTTGGCATGCTGGCAACGCAGGCCAGCGCGATGGAGGTCGATCCAGAGGCTTCGGTCGACAAATGGAAACTGTTTCGCGCATTGTGCGAGGCAAGGGCGCTGATCGGGATTTCCGACCGGGCGCTGGTGGTGCTGAATGCGCTTTTGACGTTCTATCCGCACAATGAACTGAGTGAGACGAGCGGGCTGGTGGTGTTTCCATCCAATGCGCAACTGTCATTGCGCGCCCATGGCATGGCACCGGCAACCCTGCGCCGGCATTTGAGCGCGCTGGTGGAAACCGGCCTGATCTTTCGTAAAGACAGCCCCAATGGCAAGCGCTATGCGCGCAAGCCACGAACAGGGGCGACAGGGACAGGGGAGGGCGGTGAGGCATTTGGCTTCTCGCTGGCCCCGCTGGTGGTGCGCGCCCAGGAGTTCGAGGCGATGGCCGAAGACGTGCGCTCTGAACGGCTGCAGCTGAAGCTGATGAAGGAAAAGGTGACGCTGCTGCGCCGTGATATCGTCAAGCTGATCGAGCTTGGCTTTGAGGAAATGCCAGAAATCGACTGGAGCGGCCACTACACGGCGTTTCGCGCGGTGATGGATGATATTCCGCGCCAGGCAACGATCCGCGATCTGGAGCCAGTTGTGGACGGGCTTGAGTGCATCCAGCTGGAGATCTGCAAGTTGTTGCAGGATAAGCTGAATTTACGACAAACAAGCGCCAGAGAGTCTCATTCTGAGCGCCACAAACAAAATTCAAATACAAAATCCACTTCTGAACTTGAACCCGGCTTCAGAAAAACCCAAGGCCAAACCCACGTGCCAAACACTGCACCGGATGTGCCTGCTAAAACGACAGAGGTTGAAACAAGCAATACAGGATCAGAAAACCCTGACAGGGCAGGGCGGCTGGCGGCTGTGGCAACTGGCCCGGCGGGTCGTGCTGCGGTAGAACCCGCTGATTTGCCCGCCAGCGAGGCTTTTGCCTCCGCCTTTGATGCAAAGCCGGTTCCGCTCGGTCTTGTCCGTCAGGCTTGCCCCGATATAGCAGCCTATGCCAGGAACGGCCTTGCCAGCTGGTCCGAACTGATGGGCGCCGCCATTGTCGTGCGCTCCATGCTCGGTGTCAGCCCATCCGCCTACGAGGAAGCCTGCTCGGTGCTTGGCCAGGAAAACGCCGCCATCGCCATGGCCTGCATCCTGCAAAGGGCCGATCAGATCAATTCTGCCGGCGGTTATCTCAGATCTCTCACCGACAAAGCCGCAAACGGCGAATTCTCCGTCTGGCCCATGCTGCTTGCCCAGCTGCGCGCAAATGGCCAACACGTCAGAATTGTCAAAGAAAAGTGA
- a CDS encoding aldo/keto reductase, translating to MHFVTTNGASIPALGFGTFRMPGADVLRMVPHALKLGFRHVDTAQIYGNEAEVGEGIVKSGIARSDVFLTTKVWVENYRRDTFLASVNESLKKLKTDHVDLLLLHWPNTVVPLAEQIGALNEVKAAGKVRHIGVSNFSTALMAEAIALSDAPLVTNQVEYHPYLNQRPVIAAAREAGMSVTGYYGMADGAVFEDAVLSDIAVRNGKTVAQIVLRWLVQQEGVIALSKTVGEARAAENLAIFDFVLSSDDMKAIHALARTDGRIVSPNGLAPVWDNAV from the coding sequence ATGCATTTTGTAACAACCAATGGAGCCTCCATTCCCGCTTTGGGTTTTGGCACATTTCGTATGCCGGGAGCCGATGTGTTGCGCATGGTGCCGCACGCTTTGAAACTTGGTTTTCGCCACGTCGATACGGCCCAGATTTATGGCAATGAAGCTGAGGTCGGCGAAGGCATCGTCAAGTCAGGTATTGCACGCAGTGACGTCTTCCTGACGACCAAGGTCTGGGTTGAGAATTATCGACGGGATACATTCCTCGCCTCGGTCAATGAGAGCTTGAAGAAACTGAAAACAGATCACGTCGATCTGCTCCTATTGCATTGGCCCAACACCGTGGTGCCGCTTGCCGAGCAGATTGGTGCGCTGAACGAGGTCAAGGCGGCAGGCAAAGTCCGTCACATTGGCGTGAGTAACTTCAGCACGGCGCTAATGGCCGAAGCCATTGCATTAAGCGATGCGCCACTGGTGACCAATCAGGTGGAGTACCATCCTTATCTCAATCAGAGACCGGTGATTGCCGCAGCGCGTGAGGCAGGCATGTCCGTCACTGGCTATTACGGCATGGCCGATGGCGCTGTCTTTGAAGACGCGGTTCTTAGTGATATCGCTGTGCGTAACGGCAAGACCGTTGCTCAGATTGTTCTGCGCTGGCTGGTACAGCAGGAGGGTGTCATTGCCCTGTCAAAGACCGTGGGTGAGGCCCGTGCTGCTGAGAATCTTGCTATATTCGATTTCGTTCTTAGTTCGGATGATATGAAAGCAATTCACGCTCTGGCCCGAACCGATGGCCGCATAGTCAGCCCCAACGGCCTTGCTCCGGTCTGGGACAACGCAGTGTAA
- a CDS encoding LLM class oxidoreductase encodes MSKQYSSLDLIRKPGTITLGIELPLDNDWAPERETRRIAEGRPFGVPDLRLYPELVQQVDRSGFSAVWMRDVPVFDPNNFGDAGSVYDPFVNLGFLAGITRNVALGTAAVVLPLRHPMMVAKAAASVDVLSGGRLILGVASGDRPVEYPLLGLDFESRGDAFRDAVAYLRAAWQSNGLPVGRGQLEPALDLLPKPPRGNIPMIIAGQGRQTPEWIADEMDGRFVYPNGIERLAAQASDWRTARAANSIYDGAFISAFHLDLAENANEPATPRRFGARLGRNAFIEHLHNLNAIGVDHLALLLRPSQRPLNEVIDELAREVLPQFNQSPSALQTAAE; translated from the coding sequence ATGTCAAAGCAGTATTCGTCCCTCGATCTTATTCGAAAGCCAGGCACAATCACGCTCGGCATAGAATTGCCACTGGATAATGACTGGGCGCCGGAACGTGAAACAAGAAGGATTGCCGAAGGTCGTCCCTTTGGTGTTCCCGATTTACGTCTGTATCCGGAACTCGTTCAGCAGGTTGATCGCTCTGGTTTTTCCGCCGTGTGGATGCGTGATGTCCCGGTATTTGATCCGAATAATTTCGGCGATGCTGGATCAGTCTATGATCCGTTCGTCAATCTGGGCTTTCTCGCCGGTATAACCCGGAATGTTGCCCTTGGAACGGCGGCAGTTGTTCTGCCCCTGCGCCATCCAATGATGGTTGCGAAGGCGGCAGCTTCCGTTGACGTGCTTTCCGGCGGACGCCTGATCCTCGGTGTTGCTTCTGGCGACAGGCCGGTCGAATATCCCCTGCTCGGGCTTGATTTTGAAAGCCGCGGCGATGCCTTTCGCGATGCAGTCGCCTATTTGCGTGCGGCGTGGCAATCCAATGGCCTGCCGGTTGGCCGTGGACAACTGGAGCCCGCACTTGATCTGCTGCCGAAGCCACCGCGTGGCAATATTCCAATGATCATTGCTGGACAAGGACGCCAGACACCGGAGTGGATTGCAGATGAGATGGACGGCCGCTTCGTTTATCCGAACGGTATTGAACGACTTGCCGCTCAGGCGAGTGATTGGCGCACCGCCCGCGCGGCAAACAGCATTTATGACGGTGCGTTTATCAGCGCTTTCCATCTGGATCTTGCGGAGAATGCCAACGAACCCGCCACACCTCGCCGGTTTGGCGCACGGCTTGGCCGCAACGCATTCATTGAGCATTTGCACAACCTCAATGCCATTGGCGTCGACCATCTGGCATTGCTGCTGCGGCCGTCGCAGCGCCCTTTGAACGAAGTTATCGACGAATTGGCGCGCGAGGTCCTGCCCCAGTTCAATCAATCCCCATCCGCCCTTCAGACAGCGGCCGAATAA
- the repA gene encoding plasmid partitioning protein RepA produces MLDQNPAGAPATTLRSLIASDAEDLARQLQAHQSRIFPPTAQKTIRMFTPAEAADFIGIHEGYLRQIVADGHGPAPQSNGRRLYSVNDLEELRRLLDANGKSAAKYVRHRRDGEKLQIISIMNFKGGSAKTTTSAHLAQYLALRGYRVLAIDLDPQASLSAMFGHQPELDVDQNETLYGAIRYGAERRHITEIVRATYTPNLHIIPGNLELMEFEHETPKVLADRRPDTMFFSRIGECLADIESAYDVVILDCPPQLGFLSLSALCAATAILITVHPQMLDVMSMSQFLHMTSDLLAVVENAGGKTEYDWMRYLITRFEPNDGPQNQMAGFMRSIFGNRVLESEMLKSTAISDAGLTKQTLYEVDRSLFTRGTYDRALESLTLVNGEIEELLRRTWGRK; encoded by the coding sequence ATGCTTGATCAGAACCCGGCAGGTGCGCCCGCAACGACGTTGCGGTCGTTGATTGCATCTGACGCTGAAGATTTGGCGCGTCAGCTGCAAGCTCATCAATCGCGCATTTTTCCGCCGACAGCGCAGAAAACAATCCGGATGTTTACGCCCGCAGAGGCTGCCGATTTTATCGGTATTCACGAAGGGTATCTGCGCCAGATCGTGGCCGATGGTCATGGCCCGGCACCGCAGTCGAACGGACGCAGGCTTTATTCTGTCAATGATCTGGAAGAGCTGCGCCGTCTGCTTGACGCCAATGGCAAGAGTGCTGCGAAATATGTGCGGCATCGCCGGGATGGCGAAAAGCTGCAAATCATTTCGATCATGAATTTCAAGGGCGGTAGCGCGAAGACCACGACCTCAGCGCATCTGGCCCAGTATCTGGCACTGCGCGGCTATCGTGTGCTTGCCATTGATCTTGATCCTCAGGCGTCGCTCTCGGCCATGTTTGGCCACCAGCCGGAACTTGATGTCGATCAGAACGAGACGTTGTACGGCGCAATTCGCTATGGTGCTGAGCGCCGCCATATCACTGAAATCGTTCGGGCAACGTACACGCCAAACCTGCACATCATTCCGGGTAATCTGGAATTAATGGAGTTTGAGCACGAAACACCAAAGGTTCTTGCTGACAGGCGACCTGATACGATGTTTTTCTCCCGTATCGGCGAATGTCTTGCGGATATTGAATCTGCTTATGATGTGGTCATTCTCGATTGCCCACCGCAGTTGGGGTTTCTTTCGCTTTCAGCGCTTTGTGCGGCAACGGCAATTTTGATCACCGTTCATCCACAGATGCTTGACGTCATGTCCATGTCGCAGTTCCTGCACATGACCAGCGATCTCCTTGCTGTGGTCGAAAACGCAGGCGGCAAAACCGAATATGACTGGATGCGCTATTTGATTACGCGTTTCGAGCCTAATGACGGCCCGCAAAATCAGATGGCCGGCTTTATGCGGTCAATTTTCGGTAATCGTGTTCTTGAAAGTGAGATGTTGAAGTCCACGGCGATTTCCGATGCCGGTTTGACCAAACAAACTCTTTATGAGGTGGACCGTTCGCTGTTTACGCGCGGTACCTATGACCGGGCTTTGGAAAGCCTGACGCTCGTTAATGGTGAAATTGAAGAATTGCTCCGTAGAACGTGGGGAAGGAAATAA